One genomic window of Cannabis sativa cultivar Pink pepper isolate KNU-18-1 chromosome 2, ASM2916894v1, whole genome shotgun sequence includes the following:
- the LOC115721003 gene encoding protein REVEILLE 8 isoform X2 — MNSNPSNNPQSTTPADASAKKIRKPYTITKSRESWAEEEHDKFLEALQLFDRDWKKIEDFVGSKTVIQIRSHAQKYFQKVQKNGTLAHVPPPRPKRKAAHPYPQKASKNVLVPLQASLVYPSSMNALVPAYSTWDEASLLISPTSSKITSQEEFADIASKGATRNSNNSICGIESSCRSIPGSEIPKHGKQGSVLHGPDFAEVYSFIGSVFDPDTNDHVQKLKEMDPINFETVLMLMRNLTFNLCNPDFEPIVLSSYGINAKSMGIAKQNCDLPV, encoded by the exons ATGAACTCTAACCCTTCCAATAATCCACAATCAACGACGCCCGCCGATGCCTCAGCCAAGAAGATCAGAAAGCCCTATACCATAACCAAGTCCAGAGAAAGCTGGGCCGAGGAAGAACACGACAAGTTCCTCGAAGCTCTTCAACt GTTTGATCGTGACTGGAAAAAGATCGAAGATTTTGTGGGTTCCAAGACAGTCATTCAG ATTAGAAGTCATGCCCAGAAATATTTTCAGAAAGTGCAGAAGAACGGGACTCTTGCTCATGTTCCTCCACCACGCCCCAAGCGCAAAGCTGCACACCCTTACCCTCAAAAGGCATCCAAAAATG TTTTGGTTCCCCTTCAAGCTTCCTTAGTTTATCCTTCTTCAATGAATGCTTTGGTGCCTGCGTATTCAACATGGGATGAAGCTTCTTTGTTGATAAGTCCCACTTCAAGTAAAATAACATCCCAGGAAGAATTTG CTGATATTGCATCAAAGGGGGCTACAAGGAATAGTAACAACAGTATTTGTGGCATTGAAAGCTCATGTAGATCAATACCAGGTTCTGAGATACCAAAGCATGGGAAACAAGGTTCTGTGCTCCACG GACCAGATTTTGCTGAAGTTTATAGCTTTATCGGGAGTGTCTTTGATCCGGACACTAATGACCATGTACAGAAACTCAAGGAGATGGATCCCATTAATTTTGAGACC GTTTTAATGTTAATGAGAAACCTCACCTTCAACTTGTGTAACCCAGATTTTGAGCCTATT GTTCTGTCATCTTATGGCATCAACGCAAAATCGATGGGAATTGCTAAGCAGAACTGTGATCTGCCAGTTTGA
- the LOC115721011 gene encoding auxin-induced protein 15A-like, with translation MAFGLTRFVQGKKALRRSLSGIKEATLKCSTIPKGYFAVYVGEDQKKRHVVPLSYLNDPSFQDLLSMAEQEFGYEHPMGGLTIPCSEDIFIDITSQLN, from the coding sequence ATGGCATTTGGATTGACTCGTTTTGTTCAGGGTAAGAAGGCTCTTCGAAGATCGCTTTCAGGCATCAAAGAAGCAACTTTGAAGTGTTCAACCATTCCAAAAGGCTACTTTGCTGTCTATGTTGGAGAAGATCAGAAGAAGCGTCATGTAGTGCCTCTTTCGTATCTAAATGACCCTTCATTTCAAGACTTGCTTAGTATGGCTGAACAAGAATTCGGATATGAACATCCCATGGGCGGACTCACAATTCCTTGCAGTGAAGACATCTTTATTGATATCACCTCTCAGTTGAATTGA
- the LOC115719698 gene encoding peter Pan-like protein, whose translation MARFGSKKKKGFVKPIMKKNQATVDHITGDKIPKSFVFARGKLPGPLRMLQMDLRKLMLPYTALKLREKKRNNLKDFLNVAGPMGVTHFLILSKTPSAPYLRVARTPQGPTLTFKIQEYSLAVDVAKSQLRPRCPHDLFTNPPLIVLSGFGTGEQHLKLTTIMFQNIFPAIDINTVKLASCQRIVLLNYNKDTKLVDFRHYSIRLQPVGVSRRIRKFVQNHQVPDLRNLQDVSDFITKAGYGSESEGDDEAATVTLASDISRVNRASTKSAIKLQEIGPRMTLQLMKIEEGLCSGGTIFSEFGDGDGKKKQKAQKEESENDEDDDDEEMDEEDDQEEESEEEFTDVKED comes from the exons ATGGCCCGTTTTGGAAGT aaaaagaaaaaggggttTGTGAAACCCATTATGAAGAAGAATCAGGCTACTGTGGATCATATCACAGGGGATAAGATTCCAAAGAGCTTTGTTTTTGCTAGAGGTAAATTGCCCGGTCCTCTCAGGATGCTTCAAATGGATTTGAGAAAGCTCATGCTTCCTTATACTGCTCTCAAGCTTCGG GAGAAGAAACGGAATAATCTCAAGGACTTTCTAAATGTTGCTGGGCCAATGGGTGTTACACATTTCCTCATATTGTCGAAAACTCCATCTGCACCTTACTTGAGGGTTGCAAGAACCCCACAAGGCCCAACTCTTACATTTAAGATACAAGAATACTCTTTGGCAGTTGATGTTGCTAAATCTCAATTGCGGCCTAGATGTCCACACGATCTATTCACCAACCCCCCTTTG ATTGTTCTTTCTGGTTTTGGCACTGGAGAACAACATCTAAAACTTACAACTATTATGTTTCAGAACATCTTTCCAGCTATTGATATTAACACT GTAAAACTTGCTTCCTGCCAGAGAATTGTGTTGCTCAATTACAACAAAGATACTAAACTCGTTGACTTTCGGCATTATTCCATTAGGTTGCAGCCAGTTGGTGTCTCCcgtagaattagaaaatttgtgCAGAACCATCAAGTCCCTGATCTTAGAAATCTTCAAGATGTTAGTGACTTTATTACAAA GGCCGGTTATGGATCAGAAAGTGAAGGAGATGATGAAGCAGCCACAGTAACTCTGGCTAGTGATATTAGCAGGGTTAATCGAGCTTCTACTAAAAGTGCCATCAAGCTTCAAGAGATTGGACCGAGAATGACTCTTCAACTCATGAAGATCGAGGAAGGATTGTGTTCTGGAGGAACTATCTTCAGTGAATTCG GAGATGGTGATGGCAAGAAAAAGCAAAAGGCCCAAAAAGAAGAAAGCGAAAACGATGAAGACGACGATGATGAGGAAATGGATGAAGAAGACGACCAGGaagaagaaagtgaagaagaattTACTGATGTCAAGGAAGACTAA
- the LOC115721003 gene encoding protein REVEILLE 8 isoform X1, with protein sequence MNSNPSNNPQSTTPADASAKKIRKPYTITKSRESWAEEEHDKFLEALQLFDRDWKKIEDFVGSKTVIQIRSHAQKYFQKVQKNGTLAHVPPPRPKRKAAHPYPQKASKNVLVPLQASLVYPSSMNALVPAYSTWDEASLLISPTSSKITSQEEFGNLQATQADIASKGATRNSNNSICGIESSCRSIPGSEIPKHGKQGSVLHGPDFAEVYSFIGSVFDPDTNDHVQKLKEMDPINFETVLMLMRNLTFNLCNPDFEPIVLSSYGINAKSMGIAKQNCDLPV encoded by the exons ATGAACTCTAACCCTTCCAATAATCCACAATCAACGACGCCCGCCGATGCCTCAGCCAAGAAGATCAGAAAGCCCTATACCATAACCAAGTCCAGAGAAAGCTGGGCCGAGGAAGAACACGACAAGTTCCTCGAAGCTCTTCAACt GTTTGATCGTGACTGGAAAAAGATCGAAGATTTTGTGGGTTCCAAGACAGTCATTCAG ATTAGAAGTCATGCCCAGAAATATTTTCAGAAAGTGCAGAAGAACGGGACTCTTGCTCATGTTCCTCCACCACGCCCCAAGCGCAAAGCTGCACACCCTTACCCTCAAAAGGCATCCAAAAATG TTTTGGTTCCCCTTCAAGCTTCCTTAGTTTATCCTTCTTCAATGAATGCTTTGGTGCCTGCGTATTCAACATGGGATGAAGCTTCTTTGTTGATAAGTCCCACTTCAAGTAAAATAACATCCCAGGAAGAATTTGGTAATCTTCAAGCAACTCAAG CTGATATTGCATCAAAGGGGGCTACAAGGAATAGTAACAACAGTATTTGTGGCATTGAAAGCTCATGTAGATCAATACCAGGTTCTGAGATACCAAAGCATGGGAAACAAGGTTCTGTGCTCCACG GACCAGATTTTGCTGAAGTTTATAGCTTTATCGGGAGTGTCTTTGATCCGGACACTAATGACCATGTACAGAAACTCAAGGAGATGGATCCCATTAATTTTGAGACC GTTTTAATGTTAATGAGAAACCTCACCTTCAACTTGTGTAACCCAGATTTTGAGCCTATT GTTCTGTCATCTTATGGCATCAACGCAAAATCGATGGGAATTGCTAAGCAGAACTGTGATCTGCCAGTTTGA
- the LOC115720975 gene encoding probable dolichyl pyrophosphate Man9GlcNAc2 alpha-1,3-glucosyltransferase encodes MSPIAQKELRRKTKKFVEEEVEDDGWWWIVNNGIWASFLCFAVFGLLVRLAVSVHPYSGAANPPKYGDFEAQRHWMEITLNLPIKDWYTNSTSNDLSYWGLDYPPLTAYQSYFHGLFLRFFHPDSVSLFTSRGHESYLGKLLMRWTVLSSDALVFFPSVLYFVFVYHTGRKSSRKTEIAWHIAMVLLNPCLILIDHGHFQYNCISLGLTVGAVAAILSNSDLIACFLFSLALNHKQMSAYFAPAFFSHLLGKCLKRSNPLLEVLKLGFVVVGTFSLIWWPYIHSMEAFLQVLSRLAPFERGLYEDYVANFWCTTSVVIKWKKLFTTPTLKLLSFGATISTCLPSMIQQIWAPSKRGFLYGLLNSAFSFYLFSFQVHEKSILLPLLPASLLAIEEPFLYNWITLNALFSMFPLLVRDKLVIPYIALLGLFSLLYYASPNQIRGTKETKTLESSLKALFLVCALIFHIVYLTLPAPNRYPYLFEALVMLLCFSQFVSLAFYTNAQQWMLLKHSVLVDKEKKLL; translated from the exons ATGTCACCGATAG CCCAAAAGGAATTGAGAAGAAAGACAAAGAAATTTGTTGAGGAAGAGGTGGAGGACGATGGCTGGTGGTGGATTGTCAATAACGGAATCTGGGCTTCCTTCCTTTGCTTTGCTGTTTTTGGGTTATTGGTGAGACTTGCTGTTTCGGTTCATCCTTATTCAGGTGCAGCAAATCCTCCCAAGTATGGGGATTTCGAAGCTCAGAGGCATTGGATGGAGATCACTCTTAATCTTCCTATCAAGGATTGGTATACTAACAGTACATCTAATGATTTAAGCTATTGGGGCCTTGACTATCCTCCTCTCACTGCTTACCAGAGCTACTTCCATGGCCTTTTTCTCAGATTCTTTCACCCTGATTCTGTTTCCCTTTTCACTTCTCGTGGCCATGAATCCTATTTAGG GAAGCTTCTTATGAGGTGGACAGTGTTATCTTCAGATGCTTTGGTGTTTTTCCCTTCAGTTTTGTATTTTGTGTTTGTGTATCATACAGGTCGAAAAAGTAGTCGTAAAACTGAGATTGCTTGGCATATTGCAATGGTTTTGCTTAACCCATGTCTTATCCTAATCGATCATGGTCATTTTCAG TACAATTGCATCAGTTTGGGACTCACCGTTGGTGCCGTGGCTGCTATTCTCTCAAACAGTGATCTTATTGCTTGTTTCTTGTTCAGCCTTGCTCTCAATCACAAGCAG ATGAGTGCATATTTTGCACCTGCATTTTTCAGCCATCTATTGGGTAAATGTTTAAAGCGTTCAAATCCACTTCTTGAAGTGCTTAAACTTGGCTTTGTGGTCGTTGGAACATTTTCTCTTATTTGGTGGCCGTATATCCATTCCATGGAAGCCTTTTTGCAG GTTCTCTCTCGTCTGGCTCCTTTCGAGAGAGGGTTATATGAGGATTATGTCGCTAACTTCTGGTGCACGACTTCGGTTGTTATCAAGTGGAAGAAACTGTTCACAACACCAACACTAAAGCTACTCAGTTTTGGTGCAACTATCTCCACTTGTCTTCCTTCAATGATTCAGCAGATATGGGCTCCCAGCAAACGAGGTTTCCTTTACGGGTTGCTCAATAGCGCTTTCTCCTTCTACCTGTTCTCATTCCAAG TGCATGAAAAGTCAATTCTGCTGCCTCTTCTACCAGCAAGTCTTTTGGCAATAGAAGAGCCTTTCCTTTATAATTGGATCACACTCAATGCTTTATTCTCAATGTTCCCTCTACTAGTTCGCGACAAACTAGTTATACCGTACATCGCTCTGTTGGGTCTCTTTTCCCTTCTCTACTACGCTTCGCCTAATCAAATTCGAGGTACGAAGGAAACAAAAACGTTAGAATCGAGTCTGAAAGCGTTGTTCCTTGTCTGTGCACTCATTTTTCATATAGTTTACCTAACCTTGCCTGCACCCAATAGATACCCTTATCTTTTCGAAGCTTTGGTTATGTTGCTTTGCTTCTCACAATTTGTATCTCTTGCTTTTTACACAAATGCTCAACAATGGATGTTGTTGAAACACTCCGTTTTGGTAGATAAAGAAAAGAAACTCCTTTGA